Genomic window (Lutra lutra chromosome 2, mLutLut1.2, whole genome shotgun sequence):
CCTGATATGTgtagattattttttatgaatcTCACCATCTGTAATAGATTTGAGTACCTTTTTTGTGCTTACTGTTTTATAGTAGGTCTGGGATAGAAGCACCAGGTGTAGATATGTGTGGGGAAAACCGGAATGAGGAGGCTTACCATGGGCTTCATCTACTAGCGTGTCAGAATTGTGTCTGATGAAGTGTGCGATTATGTTTTCAGCTTCACAGATGCTTGAAAAGTCCCTTGATAACCAAGCCAACTCCCCAGGTGAAGCTTCTTGGAACATTTCACATGATACATTGTGCTCaggtaaaatttttttcttttttgtggtaaaTTTAAACTGTGAGAATATGATGAATTTCTTATTTGGAGTTTCTTCTGATATCAAGAACAGTTGGTTAAAAGCTAGATTTCATgaaattagatattaaaataaaaaataggtattATAATACAATTAGGGCATGAGAAATTGCATGATTTAAACCTCCTTTTTGGCCCCTGTAGTTTTTCTCCTAGGCATTTCCTTTCTTGGCACAGACTCGATtgctcatttgaaaaaaaaaaaaaaatcatgttctgTGTACTGAATTACATGCTATAGACTGTATTACTGAGAACAGTTTGAGAGCTGCTGCTTTCACACCATGGGTAAAGACAGAATGGAACACGTGACTGAGAGGGTCAGTAAGGTGTGTAGAGATGTAGAAGATAACTGGCAGGATTTCTGTCTAGAAGCAGAGCgctggaaagaataaaattagggttttatattatatatacattttaaatgtgggAGCCCTAGTTTCAGTTCGagtgatattttttcctgcttataTAGCTTTCCTTTGAGTACATTTGAGAAATGTGCTACGACCACTCAGTTTCACCTGTAGAAGGGCCCACATAGGTAGTAGCATAGATCTGAAAGCCACAGCAGTGACAGATGACAAATGGTAGGAAGGTGTCAGGAGTTTAAATCGCAGCTTCCTGTTCAAGTGTGGCTTATTCTTAACAATCTCTTTGTTGTGTATTGGAAATTGTTTACCCATCTGTCTTAAATAATCTTcgtcttttcattttttacttgatGCACTTATTTTATGTAAGTTTGACATGAGTGGTAGTAACTACCACAGATTTCATTTTTCCCGTCTTGGGCACTGGTCTTTGTGTCTTACGTGCTgtacctcatttaattctctcactACCATTGTCACCCCCATGTGTCCATGAGAAAACTAGGCCAGAGAGATGAAACACAGCTTGCAGAAGTTGACATTGTTTGTGAGCGGCCAGCCCGGGATTCGAAATTAGACAGCCTGACCTCAGAATTGCTGCTTCTTGACAGCACACTTGCTTGCCAGCTTCTTGAGAAGTGTGCGAAACTTATGCAGCTGCTTACACTAAACGTGTCTTGTATTTCTAGTGCCTCACTTGACATGCTCCATGACTTGGTGTGGGGTCATTGCCGCTCCCACCAGGggcttccctctgctccctgctggtTACCTCCGTTCTTCTTCAGAAGGAGAGCCTGTAGTAGTTTTGGGTTAGAGGCCTCAGATTCCAGAAAATAGTGCCTGTGCGCTGGGACCATCTAGCCTAGTGAGAGGGACAGATAGGAATACTAATAATACTAGGATGCATGCTTTTGGGAACTTGAGGCAGAGTTCTGTGTAACGGAAGAGGATGTGTGTAACTAGACCCGGTGAGTGGGAAGATTCGGAGAGTTTTGACATCCAAGCTGGGTTTTGAGTAGAACTGATCCAGATTAAAGTGTGGAGTGAAGGCAAGGCCTGGGGGTAGAGACGTGTGTAGCTTTCCGGCGATGGGTGGCAGCCCAGCAGTATTctcaagaaatacataaaatgtgggcAGTCCAAACCTGAAGTTCTCCCGGATGGTTCGCTTTTGAGTATAAATGCGGTGTGAGGACCTGCATGGAGAATAGGGGAGTCACGTGGGCTAGACTTGTGGAAGGCTAGAGCTTGACATAGTTGGTAGCATTAGTTCTTTCCTTTTAGAATTATTGACCTCCTGAGAATGTAGTGACAGAGTGTGGATGCTCTTCCTGGAAGAGAGCACACATGTATATGAACGCTTGCTCTGAAGGTGAGCTCCCCACAGCCCCCGTGCTCTCCCCTCAATGCCGGGTTCCTTAGTGAGAAATGCTGGCCCGACAGGTGTCCTCAGGTGGAAATGAGAGGAACCAGGATGCGGTCAGTGCTCTTTTTAACCAATAGCTGTGTTTAAGAAGTATGGCTTTATCGGTTAACCAGAAGTTACTTGTATAATAATTGAaaccatttaaaaagttaattcttcATTAATACTTTCCAGATGAATCCTTTGCTGGTGACCTGAACTCATCTTTTGACGATCTTTGTGGAAAGGTGAGATGTGGAAGTCAGAAAGCGACACTGGGAGGAATTGTGGATGAAGTtgaaagtgtgtgtgtttcttcacCTGCGCTGAAGACAAGGAGCATCCGTTCTTCAGCATCTCCTGGTTACCTCCACCCGTTAAAGCCTCAGAAGCCCATGGGTAGTCCTTCCAGAGAAGAGACTCATCGGCAAGGAGATCCCGCGGGTGAGGTGGTCACCCCCAACAAGCAGCAGTCCGAGGGAGCGGCCAGAATGGTGTTTGACGAGAAACGCAGCTTGTCTCCTATGTTATCTGCAACCAAATGCCGCCCTTCGGGACATTCACGATCTGAGAGCTCCTcagccaagagaaaaagaaggtcgGAGAGCTCGGGGGCTCCCCCCGAAGAAAGACTGAAGAAGAAGAGGTGCGGTGGGCAGCCTGGCAGGCCACGGGTGCGGCTGTGGATGTCGGGGCACCCCCTGCCACTCCCGGCTGGGCCTGCTGGCGAGACTGCGGGCTGCGGCGTGTCCTCGTACGATGATTACTTCTCACCTGATAACCTTAGGGAAAGGAGTTCAGAGGCTCTTCTTCCTGGATTTCAGCCATCTGCAGGCCTGGCTCAGTTCAGCCGCGGCGGTGGTCTTTCCCAGACGGAGAGAAGAAATATACTGCACATGGCTGACTTCTCCTGCATTGGTAAAAATCCCAGGTCGGTCGACATGACCGATGTAACAGCAAAAATGAGCTCCAGTCTCGAGAAACCACCACAAGACGCAGCAGACGCGATGTGGGCTTGCCTGACCTCAGAGGGAACGTGTGCCGCCGAAGGGACCCCAGGCCCTTGTCAACAGGCTGGTGCCCACAGAAGAGCAGGCCCGCACGCAGGTGGGAGACGCCGCTCTCACGTGGCTGGTGAGCCCGCTGTGCTGCAGGGGCGTGGAGGGGAGGGCCTTCAGTGCGATTTCCGTCCTCCGGCAGGGAGCAGCGTAGAAATGCAAGAAGTGCTGGATGTGAGAAGTGGACAGAAAGAAGGTAGCATTTCTCGAATGTGCAACTCCTCTGGCGGTGAAATGCAGCGTGACCATGAGCTTCCTTTAGTGGCTGACTGTACTGTGGACAAAGCTACAGAAGCAGGGGAACAGCCATCCAGTGGATGTGATGGAAGTACGTGAACCTCCTTTACAAGTTCCTTTGTTGCAGGCATGTGTGCTGGTGTGTCCCTTTTGGAATGTCATTACCGCCTTCCCATAATTAAAATAGTTCcgttcttccttttttaattttaaagaatgtgtgtgtgatACTTTCCATTGATGCATTCTGTAGGGATAGGTGGCTTACCgctctggaatttcttttttttttttttttttttaaagattttatttatttatttgacagagagagatcacaagtagacggagaggcaggcagagagagagagagagagagagagagagggaagcaggctccccgctgagcagagagcccgatgcgggactcgatccaggaccctgagatcatgacctgagccgaaggcagcggcttaacccactgaggcacccaggcgcccccgctctGGAATTTCTAAGTGCTTGGGTCAAATCTGCTGTTAAGAATGCGTCTCTCCCAAGCCTTTCTGCGTAGATGCCGAGAGCAAGTGATGCATACCGGGAAGAGTCGACTGGAGCGGACACGTCCTTGTCTCTGGGGCCTCTTAGATGCATGACCTCGTGCACAGAGGCGTTCTGCTAGAGGGCTCGAGGCTGTTTCTTTTAGAAGGGAGATGAAGGCAGTGTAGGCATTGATTCCACCAAGAAAAGAGAATGTACAGAACAGTAAATGTGGAAATACAGtatcagtatttattttgaagaaacttTGGTCAATGttagttataaagaaaaaaaaaaacatctttgcTCAGGATAAGAAGTTAATTATAACAGGCCTTGTTTGGCTTCTAGTTATTTTGCTTTAAGCATATCACTTAaatagattttctcctatgtgtAATTTAATTGTGACCATCATAACGAATTCTCTAATTGTAGTAATTATATCAAAAGTAGCAACAGTAGAAAACATTTCACACTCTCTGATTACAAGCACAAAAAAAATGTCAGCAGTCAAAAGTGATGAAATCTTGAACTTTAGCCATCTTTACCCAAAGATTAGGTTAAAATTTTTGTAAGACCCACTTTATTCTTTGCTATTTATCTGTTCTCACCATGATTTTAACTTCCCTTTTCAAGATGGAAAAGTTATGGGTGTGGAAATAGTCTGTGATGTGTATCTTTTCCTTGGGTATAAATTCCCTAAAATAGTCTCacaaaagaattaattttgtatgtttttaaccttatttttttatatcttagctttctgaaaatatataaaatttgacaAACTATATTTTATGTAGGGTTAGGCTTagtatgtattttcaaaatacttattttaaaatcatgttgaCTCTAAGGTTAATATAAATCAGTAGATACATAGAATTGTTTTGGTATTTAAGAATATCCTGTTCTTAAAGcttacattctcttttttctcagtttttatcttgtttatttttaaagcctctgaataatatttaatggtgtataaatataaattaagtgaGAAAAGTCTGGTTTCAGACAGTGTGGTGCACCCTGTAACCCCAATGTTGTTAAGAAAGAGTGCAGCTCTCCGTGGAAGCAGGATGTCCATGGTCCCCGGGGGTCTGGGGCACGTGGAGGACCATGAGGGGCCGGCACTGGGCCTTCTGGGAGACT
Coding sequences:
- the MCPH1 gene encoding microcephalin isoform X2, coding for MAAPVTPGPQVLKDVVAYVEVWSVNGTENYSKTFTNQLVDMGAKVSKTFNKQVTHVVFKDGYQSTWDKAQKRGVKLVSVLWVEKCRTAGAHVDEALFPAANTREHLPSLIKKKRKCMQPKDFIPKTPEHDKRLQKKFEKMATELQRQKRSLDNDIPVLLFESNGSLMYSPTIKMCSGQHSAMQRRLQEMKEKRENLSPTSSQMLEKSLDNQANSPGEASWNISHDTLCSDESFAGDLNSSFDDLCGKVRCGSQKATLGGIVDEVESVCVSSPALKTRSIRSSASPGYLHPLKPQKPMGSPSREETHRQGDPAGEVVTPNKQQSEGAARMVFDEKRSLSPMLSATKCRPSGHSRSESSSAKRKRRSESSGAPPEERLKKKRCGGQPGRPRVRLWMSGHPLPLPAGPAGETAGCGVSSYDDYFSPDNLRERSSEALLPGFQPSAGLAQFSRGGGLSQTERRNILHMADFSCIGKNPRSVDMTDVTAKMSSSLEKPPQDAADAMWACLTSEGTCAAEGTPGPCQQAGAHRRAGPHAGGRRRSHVAGEPAVLQGRGGEGLQCDFRPPAGSSVEMQEVLDVRSGQKEGSISRMCNSSGGEMQRDHELPLVADCTVDKATEAGEQPSSGCDGSVKNGPTRHDVLDASLEACKDRTRPHEASKRRGKAQKPTRTLVMTSMPSEKQNIVIQVVNKLKGFSFAREVCGTTTHVLAGNPLRTLNVLLGIARGCWILSYEWVLWSLELGHWISEEPFELSNYFPAAPFSSIWETPVFGKTNSVATESGNLRHLCYYSAMSRSLITPLCFTGIIMDSMYCTPPRRLNRALNECVLF
- the MCPH1 gene encoding microcephalin isoform X3; the encoded protein is MAAPVTPGPQVLKDVVAYVEVWSVNGTENYSKTFTNQLVDMGAKVSKTFNKQVTHVVFKDGYQSTWDKAQKRGVKLVSVLWVEKCRTAGAHVDEALFPAANTREHLPSLIKKKRKCMQPKDFIPKTPEHDKRLQKKFEKMATELQRQKRSLDNDIPVLLFESNGSLMYSPTIKMCSGQHSAMQRRLQEMKEKRENLSPTSSQMLEKSLDNQANSPGEASWNISHDTLCSDESFAGDLNSSFDDLCGKVRCGSQKATLGGIVDEVESVCVSSPALKTRSIRSSASPGYLHPLKPQKPMGSPSREETHRQGDPAGEVVTPNKQQSEGAARMVFDEKRSLSPMLSATKCRPSGHSRSESSSAKRKRRSESSGAPPEERLKKKRCGGQPGRPRVRLWMSGHPLPLPAGPAGETAGCGVSSYDDYFSPDNLRERSSEALLPGFQPSAGLAQFSRGGGLSQTERRNILHMADFSCIGKNPRSVDMTDVTAKMSSSLEKPPQDAADAMWACLTSEGTCAAEGTPGPCQQAGAHRRAGPHAGGRRRSHVAGEPAVLQGRGGEGLQCDFRPPAGSSVEMQEVLDVRSGQKEGSISRMCNSSGGEMQRDHELPLVADCTVDKATEAGEQPSSGCDGSVKNGPTRHDVLDASLEACKDRTRPHEASKRRGKAQKPTRTLVMTSMPSEKQNIVIQVVNKLKGFSFAREVCGTTTHVLAGNPLRTLNVLLGIARGCWILSYEWVLWSLELGHWISEEPFELSNYFPAAPDYFTPWDRVKERIIHSKVLATIYLSLLCSLPPPPPFFKLS
- the MCPH1 gene encoding microcephalin isoform X5, with product MAAPVTPGPQVLKDVVAYVEVWSVNGTENYSKTFTNQLVDMGAKVSKTFNKQVTHVVFKDGYQSTWDKAQKRGVKLVSVLWVEKCRTAGAHVDEALFPAANTREHLPSLIKKKRKCMQPKDFIPKTPEHDKRLQKKFEKMATELQRQKRSLDNDIPVLLFESNGSLMYSPTIKMCSGQHSAMQRRLQEMKEKRENLSPTSSQMLEKSLDNQANSPGEASWNISHDTLCSDESFAGDLNSSFDDLCGKVRCGSQKATLGGIVDEVESVCVSSPALKTRSIRSSASPGYLHPLKPQKPMGSPSREETHRQGDPAGEVVTPNKQQSEGAARMVFDEKRSLSPMLSATKCRPSGHSRSESSSAKRKRRSESSGAPPEERLKKKRCGGQPGRPRVRLWMSGHPLPLPAGPAGETAGCGVSSYDDYFSPDNLRERSSEALLPGFQPSAGLAQFSRGGGLSQTERRNILHMADFSCIGKNPRSVDMTDVTAKMSSSLEKPPQDAADAMWACLTSEGTCAAEGTPGPCQQAGAHRRAGPHAGGRRRSHVAGEPAVLQGRGGEGLQCDFRPPAGSSVEMQEVLDVRSGQKEGSISRMCNSSGGEMQRDHELPLVADCTVDKATEAGEQPSSGCDGSVKNGPTRHDVLDASLEACKDRTRPHEASKRRGKAQKPTRTLVMTSMPSEKQNIVIQVVNKLKGFSFAREVCGTTTHVLAGNPLRTLNVLLGIARGCWILSYEWVLWSLELGHWISEEPFELSNYFPAAPTLARDVCLLRKSYEKMGVRSMPSGVP
- the MCPH1 gene encoding microcephalin isoform X6, producing MQPKDFIPKTPEHDKRLQKKFEKMATELQRQKRSLDNDIPVLLFESNGSLMYSPTIKMCSGQHSAMQRRLQEMKEKRENLSPTSSQMLEKSLDNQANSPGEASWNISHDTLCSDESFAGDLNSSFDDLCGKVRCGSQKATLGGIVDEVESVCVSSPALKTRSIRSSASPGYLHPLKPQKPMGSPSREETHRQGDPAGEVVTPNKQQSEGAARMVFDEKRSLSPMLSATKCRPSGHSRSESSSAKRKRRSESSGAPPEERLKKKRCGGQPGRPRVRLWMSGHPLPLPAGPAGETAGCGVSSYDDYFSPDNLRERSSEALLPGFQPSAGLAQFSRGGGLSQTERRNILHMADFSCIGKNPRSVDMTDVTAKMSSSLEKPPQDAADAMWACLTSEGTCAAEGTPGPCQQAGAHRRAGPHAGGRRRSHVAGEPAVLQGRGGEGLQCDFRPPAGSSVEMQEVLDVRSGQKEGSISRMCNSSGGEMQRDHELPLVADCTVDKATEAGEQPSSGCDGSVKNGPTRHDVLDASLEACKDRTRPHEASKRRGKAQKPTRTLVMTSMPSEKQNIVIQVVNKLKGFSFAREVCGTTTHVLAGNPLRTLNVLLGIARGCWILSYEWVLWSLELGHWISEEPFELSNYFPAAPLCRLERILSSGRYQGTLFADQPVMFITPASDPPRAKLRELVLLCGGQITRIPRQASIFIGPSQGKRKATATYLSETWILDSVTQHKVCAFDNYLLPQ
- the MCPH1 gene encoding microcephalin isoform X4: MAAPVTPGPQVLKDVVAYVEVWSVNGTENYSKTFTNQLVDMGAKVSKTFNKQVTHVVFKDGYQSTWDKAQKRGVKLVSVLWVEKCRTAGAHVDEALFPAANTREHLPSLIKKKRKCMQPKDFIPKTPEHDKRLQKKFEKMATELQRQKRSLDNDIPVLLFESNGSLMYSPTIKMCSGQHSAMQRRLQEMKEKRENLSPTSSQMLEKSLDNQANSPGEASWNISHDTLCSDESFAGDLNSSFDDLCGKVRCGSQKATLGGIVDEVESVCVSSPALKTRSIRSSASPGYLHPLKPQKPMGSPSREETHRQGDPAGEVVTPNKQQSEGAARMVFDEKRSLSPMLSATKCRPSGHSRSESSSAKRKRRSESSGAPPEERLKKKRCGGQPGRPRVRLWMSGHPLPLPAGPAGETAGCGVSSYDDYFSPDNLRERSSEALLPGFQPSAGLAQFSRGGGLSQTERRNILHMADFSCIGKNPRSVDMTDVTAKMSSSLEKPPQDAADAMWACLTSEGTCAAEGTPGPCQQAGAHRRAGPHAGGRRRSHVAGEPAVLQGRGGEGLQCDFRPPAGSSVEMQEVLDVRSGQKEGSISRMCNSSGGEMQRDHELPLVADCTVDKATEAGEQPSSGCDGSVKNGPTRHDVLDASLEACKDRTRPHEASKRRGKAQKPTRTLVMTSMPSEKQNIVIQVVNKLKGFSFAREVCGTTTHVLAGNPLRTLNVLLGIARGCWILSYEWVLWSLELGHWISEEPFELSNYFPAAPIQSLSTRSVPLTTTCCRNDGATSQHHRLLPLAHKVVSGH
- the MCPH1 gene encoding microcephalin isoform X7 → MGAKVSKTFNKQVTHVVFKDGYQSTWDKAQKRGVKLVSVLWVEKCRTAGAHVDEALFPAANTREHLPSLIKKKRKCMQPKDFIPKTPEHDKRLQKKFEKMATELQRQKRSLDNDIPVLLFESNGSLMYSPTIKMCSGQHSAMQRRLQEMKEKRENLSPTSSQMLEKSLDNQANSPGEASWNISHDTLCSDESFAGDLNSSFDDLCGKVRCGSQKATLGGIVDEVESVCVSSPALKTRSIRSSASPGYLHPLKPQKPMGSPSREETHRQGDPAGEVVTPNKQQSEGAARMVFDEKRSLSPMLSATKCRPSGHSRSESSSAKRKRRSESSGAPPEERLKKKRCGGQPGRPRVRLWMSGHPLPLPAGPAGETAGCGVSSYDDYFSPDNLRERSSEALLPGFQPSAGLAQFSRGGGLSQTERRNILHMADFSCIGKNPRSVDMTDVTAKMSSSLEKPPQDAADAMWACLTSEGTCAAEGTPGPCQQAGAHRRAGPHAGGRRRSHVAGEPAVLQGRGGEGLQCDFRPPAGSSVEMQEVLDVRSGQKEGSISRMCNSSGGEMQRDHELPLVADCTVDKATEAGEQPSSGCDGSVKNGPTRHDVLDASLEACKDRTRPHEASKRRGKAQKPTRTLVMTSMPSEKQNIVIQVVNKLKGFSFAREVCGTTTHVLAGNPLRTLNVLLGIARGCWILSYEWVLWSLELGHWISEEPFELSNYFPAAPLCRLERILSSGRYQGTLFADQPVMFITPASDPPRAKLRELVLLCGGQITRIPRQASIFIGPSQGKRKATATYLSETWILDSVTQHKVCAFDNYLLPQ
- the MCPH1 gene encoding microcephalin isoform X1 gives rise to the protein MAAPVTPGPQVLKDVVAYVEVWSVNGTENYSKTFTNQLVDMGAKVSKTFNKQVTHVVFKDGYQSTWDKAQKRGVKLVSVLWVEKCRTAGAHVDEALFPAANTREHLPSLIKKKRKCMQPKDFIPKTPEHDKRLQKKFEKMATELQRQKRSLDNDIPVLLFESNGSLMYSPTIKMCSGQHSAMQRRLQEMKEKRENLSPTSSQMLEKSLDNQANSPGEASWNISHDTLCSDESFAGDLNSSFDDLCGKVRCGSQKATLGGIVDEVESVCVSSPALKTRSIRSSASPGYLHPLKPQKPMGSPSREETHRQGDPAGEVVTPNKQQSEGAARMVFDEKRSLSPMLSATKCRPSGHSRSESSSAKRKRRSESSGAPPEERLKKKRCGGQPGRPRVRLWMSGHPLPLPAGPAGETAGCGVSSYDDYFSPDNLRERSSEALLPGFQPSAGLAQFSRGGGLSQTERRNILHMADFSCIGKNPRSVDMTDVTAKMSSSLEKPPQDAADAMWACLTSEGTCAAEGTPGPCQQAGAHRRAGPHAGGRRRSHVAGEPAVLQGRGGEGLQCDFRPPAGSSVEMQEVLDVRSGQKEGSISRMCNSSGGEMQRDHELPLVADCTVDKATEAGEQPSSGCDGSVKNGPTRHDVLDASLEACKDRTRPHEASKRRGKAQKPTRTLVMTSMPSEKQNIVIQVVNKLKGFSFAREVCGTTTHVLAGNPLRTLNVLLGIARGCWILSYEWVLWSLELGHWISEEPFELSNYFPAAPLCRLERILSSGRYQGTLFADQPVMFITPASDPPRAKLRELVLLCGGQITRIPRQASIFIGPSQGKRKATATYLSETWILDSVTQHKVCAFDNYLLPQ
- the MCPH1 gene encoding microcephalin isoform X8 gives rise to the protein MAAPVTPGPQVLKDVVAYVEVWSVNGTENYSKTFTNQLVDMGAKVSKTFNKQVTHVVFKDGYQSTWDKAQKRGVKLVSVLWVEKCRTAGAHVDEALFPAANTREHLPSLIKKKRKCMQPKDFIPKTPEHDKRLQKKFEKMATELQRQKRSLDNDIPVLLFESNGSLMYSPTIKMCSGQHSAMQRRLQEMKEKRENLSPTSSQMLEKSLDNQANSPGEASWNISHDTLCSDESFAGDLNSSFDDLCGKVRCGSQKATLGGIVDEVESVCVSSPALKTRSIRSSASPGYLHPLKPQKPMGSPSREETHRQGDPAGEVVTPNKQQSEGAARMVFDEKRSLSPMLSATKCRPSGHSRSESSSAKRKRRSESSGAPPEERLKKKRCGGQPGRPRVRLWMSGHPLPLPAGPAGETAGCGVSSYDDYFSPDNLRERSSEALLPGFQPSAGLAQFSRGGGLSQTERRNILHMADFSCIGKNPRSVDMTDVTAKMSSSLEKPPQDAADAMWACLTSEGTCAAEGTPGPCQQAGAHRRAGPHAGGRRRSHVAGEPAVLQGRGGEGLQCDFRPPAGSSVEMQEVLDVRSGQKEGSISRMCNSSGGEMQRDHELPLVADCTVDKATEAGEQPSSGCDGSVKNGPTRHDVLDASLEACKDRTRPHEASKRRGKAQKRRPVR